A stretch of Ranitomeya variabilis isolate aRanVar5 chromosome 3, aRanVar5.hap1, whole genome shotgun sequence DNA encodes these proteins:
- the LOC143816645 gene encoding uncharacterized protein LOC143816645: protein MSSSESPPSHRQAPEEEEGGAAAEEQLHEGDGQGGEMRGAGAHSSSQSGARRRVPQSTYHSRRNARRGSHRRASQRAPEQDEEEDEGIDVDTLIQAVQSREPLWKMSDRRHADQYVTRRLWEEVCSAVIDNWEELDAGAQDLARNRVIVRWRSLRDRFKREFNKEMQAPSGSRGRRSRYKHSRALSFLRSTLLSRR from the exons ATGTCTTCATCTGagagccccccctcacatcgtcaggcacctgag gaagaagaaggaggagcagcagcagaggagcagcttcatgaaggagacgggcagggtggagaaatgagaggagcgggagcgcatagt tcttcacaatccggggctcgacgtagagttcctcagagcacctaccatagtcgtcggaatgctaggCGCGGCAGTCACcgcaga gcttcacagcgtgctcccgaacaggatgaggaagaggacgagggcatagatgtggacaccctcatccaagcggtccaaagtcgggagccgctatggaagatgtcggaccgccgccatgctgaccagtacgtcacccgacggctatgggaggaagtgtgcagtgctgtcattgataactgggaggaactcgatgctggggcccaggatctagcac gtaacagggtaatcgtgcggtggcggtcactgagggatcgctttaagagggagttcaataaggagatgcaggccccgagtggatctagaggacgcaggagcaggtataagcattccagagccctgtcgttcctccggtcgacgctgctgagcagaaggtaa
- the LOC143817566 gene encoding uncharacterized protein LOC143817566 encodes MTAIKASLKLSSSPFPPSCNLKQQLVDVIISTTILFYFMVRDYPALWDPADESYKDKYFRELAWTKIVRDLIPDWDKYPGSTQQQIDNDVRKRWRSVRDRFTKFLNECSKSGSSPIKSKFPFSEELQFLVSSRTLRKTEGNMSVGDLEDSDKEDGAGSSSGVGGTISTSTPTASAESASTSAAAASTSSSAAAEASDSAEAVRVEKRSVYPVAAEKKKKKTKKNQDDQTVQIACDTLDLLKKSSSDDHCDSFAITVARKTRSLPPDRQSLFMSMVQMSLTALEDPAPISPYNEVLMGVLGLFRPRHRTPETPASRPQYLAHSQVTSGDRGSSQHMGGAPYQSEGSNFLYSPEYTFLN; translated from the exons atgaccgCAATCAAAGCAAGCCTCAAGTTGTCCTCATCCCCCTTCCCACCAAGCTGCAACCTTAAGCAGCAACTGGTCGATGTCATCATCTCCACCACCATCCTCTTCTACTTTATG GTTCGGGATTATCCGGCCTTGTGGGACCCAGCTGATGAATCCTACAAGGATAAATATTTCCGGGAACTAGCCTGGACTAAAATAGTACGAGACCTTATCCCAGATTGGGACAAGTATCCAGGGAGTACACAGCAGCAAATTG ATAACGATGTGAGGAAACGTTGGCGCTCAGTCAGAGACCGTTTCACGAAGTTCCTGAACGAATGTTCTAAGAGTGGCTCTTCGCCAATCAAAAGTAAATTTCCCTTTAGCGAAGAGCTGCAGTTTCTTGTGTCCAGTAGGACATTGAGAAA gACGGAAGGAAACATGTCGGTGGGTGATTTGGAGGACAGCGACAAAgaggatggagcaggcagttcctctggagtgggagggaccatctctacctccactcccacagcttctgctgaatcagcatccacttcagcagctgctgcatcaacatctagttcagcagctgctgaagcatctgattccgcagaagctgtgagagtggagaagagatctgtctatccggtggcagcagagaaaaaaaaaaaaaaaacaaagaaaaaccaagATGACCAAACTGTCCAAATAGCTTGCGACACGTTAGATCTATTAAAAAAATCAAGTTCTGATGACCACTGCGACTCCTTCGCAATAACTGTGGCAAGGAAAACACGctccctgccaccggatagacaatctcttttcatgtccatggtccagatgtccctcactgctctggaggaccctgctccgatATCTCCATACAATGAAGTtctgatgggggtgttgggacttTTCAGGCCCCGACACCGTACACCGGAAACACCAGCTTCCAGACCCCAGTATTTGGCCCACAGCCAAGTTACTTCTGGAGATAGAGGAAGTTCGCAGCATATGGGGGGAGCACCATATCAATCAGAGGGATCAAATTTCCTCTATTCTCCAGAATATACTTTTCTGAATTGA